In a single window of the Fibrobacterota bacterium genome:
- a CDS encoding MMPL family transporter, whose protein sequence is MIDRLFAFVAALSLRKPWLTLAAWACLLILALPAARRAPSLLQSGSGDIAGSASLRADRLLRADFPTPYSQLLILALRGGRTAEWDSSSLLPKLTQAFTRLPDVAAAQASPDVLDPRLRPAPGSGAVVMIGIKAASVHEAEQAIPKVRAAAEAILAPARSADPGLEWAVTGRSALTYDLNLFNAKDVSRAETRVLPLTLIILLLAFGSLAAAGAPLLIGIFTTALSLAALGVLARHMPLSNLAQNISGMIGMAVGIDYSLLIIHRYREILPTLPAAEPSPDAAAVSDATAVSDATAVSDASLARRKRAMAAAIATAGKAVFYSGLTVLIGLGGLLFTPLMETRSIGWGGCAVVLASVACALTFLPAALVLLGPALDWPAAWSRRFTATARGGGWERWSGWVMRRAPFCALAGAALIAAMAWPGRLTRFGFPEEAFLPAELEFMRGLRMLEDMRLGGLIAPVNVILTAGDAILTPGRIPDLLAFSSRLRSDSAVARIFGPVDLADHWPPEKYRKLYADPAAALERIPAIGDFFLSRDGRSLLMQIIYKPGVGLEDAKRLARDIPDRMRVPGLRLEIGGQAVYYNDFDKAMRSAYLPTIAFVLVVSFAALLLFFGSPLVAIKALILNGLSVLAGYGVVVFVFQLGHGHALFGTPGPSLVVPLTIPLLLFCILFGLSMDYEVFLISRIREAYAAHGDNSRAVSEGLAATGPIITNAALIMAAVFGAFAFARVVVAQMLGLGLAVAVLVDATLIRVLLLPALMKLAGRWNWWPRL, encoded by the coding sequence GTGATCGATCGGCTGTTCGCGTTCGTAGCCGCCTTGTCATTGCGGAAGCCCTGGCTCACCCTCGCGGCCTGGGCCTGCTTGCTCATTCTCGCCTTGCCGGCCGCGCGGCGCGCGCCCTCGCTTTTGCAAAGCGGTTCCGGGGACATCGCCGGTAGCGCGTCCCTGCGGGCCGACCGGCTTCTACGCGCCGACTTTCCTACGCCCTATTCGCAACTGCTCATCCTGGCATTGCGCGGGGGCCGGACGGCGGAATGGGATTCCTCATCCTTGCTGCCAAAGCTCACCCAAGCGTTCACCCGCCTTCCGGATGTGGCCGCCGCGCAGGCTTCCCCCGATGTCCTGGATCCGCGCCTGCGTCCGGCTCCCGGCTCGGGGGCCGTTGTCATGATCGGGATCAAGGCCGCCTCCGTACACGAAGCCGAACAGGCCATCCCCAAGGTTAGGGCCGCGGCGGAAGCGATCCTCGCTCCGGCCCGATCGGCGGACCCGGGGCTGGAATGGGCCGTCACCGGGCGCTCGGCCCTGACCTACGACCTCAACCTGTTCAACGCCAAGGACGTCTCCCGTGCCGAAACGCGCGTGTTACCCCTGACCTTGATCATCCTTCTGCTGGCCTTCGGTTCCCTGGCCGCGGCCGGCGCCCCTTTGCTAATCGGGATTTTCACCACCGCCCTGAGCTTGGCGGCCCTGGGCGTGCTGGCCAGGCACATGCCCTTGTCCAACCTGGCTCAGAACATTTCCGGCATGATCGGCATGGCCGTAGGCATCGACTACAGCCTCCTTATCATCCATCGCTATCGCGAAATCCTGCCGACGCTTCCGGCCGCCGAGCCTTCGCCGGACGCCGCGGCCGTTTCGGACGCCACGGCCGTTTCGGACGCCACGGCCGTTTCGGACGCCAGCCTCGCGAGGCGGAAGCGAGCCATGGCCGCGGCGATAGCCACGGCGGGCAAGGCCGTCTTCTATAGCGGGCTCACGGTGCTGATCGGCTTGGGAGGCCTGTTGTTCACCCCCCTCATGGAAACCCGATCCATCGGATGGGGCGGCTGCGCGGTGGTGCTGGCTTCCGTGGCTTGCGCCCTCACCTTCCTTCCCGCCGCGCTCGTGCTCCTGGGACCCGCCTTGGATTGGCCGGCCGCCTGGTCCCGCCGCTTCACCGCCACCGCCCGGGGCGGCGGCTGGGAACGCTGGTCCGGCTGGGTGATGCGCCGCGCCCCCTTCTGCGCCTTGGCGGGCGCGGCCCTGATCGCCGCGATGGCTTGGCCGGGCCGGCTGACCCGCTTCGGATTTCCCGAAGAGGCGTTCCTTCCGGCCGAACTGGAATTCATGCGCGGGCTGCGCATGCTCGAAGACATGCGGTTGGGGGGATTGATCGCCCCGGTGAACGTGATCCTCACCGCCGGCGACGCCATCCTGACGCCGGGCCGCATCCCGGACTTGCTGGCCTTCTCCTCGCGCCTGCGCTCCGATTCCGCCGTGGCCCGCATCTTCGGCCCCGTGGACCTGGCCGATCATTGGCCGCCGGAAAAATACCGGAAGCTCTATGCCGATCCGGCCGCGGCCTTGGAAAGGATTCCCGCCATCGGGGATTTCTTCCTGAGCCGGGACGGGCGATCCCTGCTCATGCAAATCATCTATAAGCCCGGGGTGGGCCTGGAAGACGCCAAACGCCTGGCCCGGGACATCCCGGACCGGATGCGGGTCCCGGGATTGCGCTTGGAGATTGGCGGACAAGCCGTCTACTACAATGACTTCGATAAGGCCATGCGCTCGGCCTATCTTCCCACCATCGCCTTCGTGCTGGTGGTCAGCTTCGCCGCCCTGCTGCTCTTCTTCGGTTCCCCTTTGGTCGCGATCAAGGCCTTGATCTTGAACGGCCTTTCCGTGTTGGCCGGCTACGGGGTGGTGGTGTTCGTTTTCCAACTCGGCCATGGCCATGCGTTGTTCGGGACGCCCGGTCCTTCCCTGGTGGTCCCCCTGACCATTCCGCTTCTGCTCTTCTGCATCCTCTTCGGCCTGAGTATGGACTATGAGGTTTTCCTCATCAGCCGCATACGCGAGGCGTACGCCGCCCACGGCGACAATTCCCGCGCCGTCTCCGAAGGCCTGGCGGCCACCGGGCCCATCATCACCAACGCCGCCCTCATCATGGCGGCCGTATTCGGGGCCTTCGCGTTCGCCCGGGTGGTGGTCGCGCAAATGCTCGGGCTGGGTCTGGCGGTGGCGGTGCTGGTGGATGCCACCCTCATCCGCGTTCTGCTCCTGCCGGCATTGATGAAATTGGCCGGGCGTTGGAATTGGTGGCCGCGCCTCTGA
- a CDS encoding PQQ-dependent sugar dehydrogenase yields MSTGWLRLAWFLTLTLWALGMARPQAALPTNITFTKIMGTDSAAGRFTRITWMGEMPGQAGTFLVVERGSFASWDVDSAHVWKVAKDNQGHWTRSIFLTLGGIWQETQEAGVLSLAFHPDFASNRLYYLFYTPLISGARYSVIQERKAAADFSQDGGDAPRTLLQVARGSSNNYGQHNGGCLAFGPDGYLYAGFGDNLQQTPAQDSTSFLGKIIRIDVNSSDPGLAYHIPADNPFYAGTKAGLRKEIWALGFRNPWRFSFDGSDLWVGEVGENTYEEIDRVAKGGNYGWPCQEGNSGSASGCPNALPPYYQIVHDGGISMSDIIGGMIFRGNAASPVYGQYIYADHVSGSVFAMTMDGSGPTGTVKLGTAPRRISHLTADSKGRLYAVGYGNSSDDESEIYLLDNPALLPDTVSVPLAFTTSSLPAGRANSDYSATLQASGGTPPYTFTVTAGALPAGLAVSGTRISGKPSAAAASVDLELTVSDAAGHSVAKTLNLAIAANRAPHLSSATSATINAGTELVYTAAASDSDGNTVTYAFRSLPAWMAASGATARGTPHAADGNAAFWVVASDGALADSQQVSIKVNHRPPHLTSPASVMATEGSEFLYVAAAVDSDGNALTFTFRSPPAWITATGASARGTPGASDGNTTFRVVVSDGIQADSLLVSITVNHTNHAPLVDSSFTNNTSLAEGDSASLRIVAHDPDGDSLAYAWILDGGTPAAGTARFNYKPGYLAAGVHHLVARVTDPGGASATQSFDFTVTNVALPPACLHAPGAVATGEPFLWGWEGQRDPDLDTASLRFRVAAYRDSALTQSALARDSLSSDRLNDGDRAALAKGIDLFVRVAAFDLKGHTSGFGPVRKYVFAVPVAVVPDRERARKVRAFGLATRPGRVDKDAEKWAEQWFDARGRPAR; encoded by the coding sequence ATGTCCACGGGGTGGCTCAGGTTGGCTTGGTTCCTGACCCTGACCCTTTGGGCGCTCGGAATGGCCCGGCCTCAAGCCGCACTTCCTACCAACATCACCTTTACCAAGATCATGGGCACCGATTCCGCCGCAGGTCGTTTTACCCGGATCACATGGATGGGGGAAATGCCCGGCCAGGCGGGAACCTTCCTGGTGGTCGAACGCGGATCTTTCGCATCCTGGGACGTGGATAGCGCGCATGTGTGGAAGGTCGCGAAGGATAATCAGGGGCATTGGACCCGCAGCATCTTCCTTACCCTCGGCGGGATATGGCAGGAGACCCAAGAGGCCGGGGTGCTATCCTTGGCTTTCCATCCCGACTTCGCATCGAACCGGCTCTATTACCTCTTCTACACGCCCCTAATTTCGGGCGCAAGGTATTCGGTGATCCAAGAGCGCAAAGCCGCCGCCGATTTTTCCCAGGACGGAGGCGATGCGCCGCGGACCCTGCTGCAAGTGGCGCGAGGTTCCTCCAACAATTACGGCCAGCATAACGGCGGATGCCTGGCCTTCGGCCCGGACGGCTATCTCTATGCCGGCTTCGGCGATAATCTGCAACAGACCCCGGCCCAGGATTCCACATCCTTCCTGGGCAAGATCATCCGGATAGACGTCAACTCTTCCGATCCCGGTCTCGCTTACCACATCCCGGCCGATAACCCTTTCTATGCGGGGACCAAGGCCGGGCTGCGCAAGGAGATTTGGGCCCTGGGCTTCCGGAATCCTTGGCGCTTCTCTTTCGACGGTTCCGATCTCTGGGTCGGCGAAGTGGGCGAGAATACCTATGAGGAGATCGATCGCGTTGCGAAGGGCGGCAATTACGGCTGGCCGTGCCAGGAAGGCAATTCCGGTTCCGCGTCCGGTTGCCCCAACGCCCTGCCGCCGTATTACCAGATCGTCCACGACGGAGGCATTTCGATGTCCGATATCATCGGCGGGATGATCTTCCGCGGCAACGCGGCTTCGCCCGTATACGGGCAATACATCTACGCCGATCACGTGTCCGGAAGCGTTTTCGCGATGACGATGGACGGTTCCGGACCTACCGGAACCGTTAAGCTGGGCACGGCGCCCCGGCGCATTTCCCACCTGACCGCCGACTCGAAGGGCCGTCTATACGCGGTGGGTTACGGCAACTCGTCGGACGATGAGAGCGAAATCTACTTGCTCGACAATCCGGCCCTGCTGCCCGATACCGTCAGCGTTCCCTTGGCGTTCACCACCTCGTCTCTACCGGCGGGCCGGGCCAACAGCGACTACTCGGCCACCTTGCAGGCGAGCGGAGGCACCCCGCCTTATACGTTTACGGTAACGGCGGGGGCGCTTCCCGCGGGCCTCGCCGTCTCGGGGACCCGCATCTCGGGGAAGCCTTCCGCCGCCGCCGCATCCGTCGACCTGGAACTCACGGTTTCCGACGCGGCCGGGCATAGCGTCGCGAAAACCTTGAACCTGGCCATCGCCGCCAATCGGGCCCCGCATCTCAGCTCGGCGACGAGCGCGACGATCAACGCGGGAACGGAACTGGTATACACGGCCGCCGCGTCCGACTCGGACGGGAACACCGTAACCTACGCGTTTCGGTCCTTGCCCGCGTGGATGGCTGCGTCGGGCGCGACCGCGCGGGGCACGCCGCATGCCGCCGACGGGAACGCCGCCTTCTGGGTCGTCGCGAGCGACGGGGCCCTGGCCGATTCGCAACAGGTCTCTATCAAGGTGAATCACCGGCCCCCGCATCTCACTTCCCCCGCCAGCGTGATGGCCACCGAGGGATCGGAATTTCTCTATGTCGCCGCAGCCGTCGACTCCGACGGGAACGCGCTGACCTTCACCTTCCGATCCCCACCCGCGTGGATTACGGCGACAGGCGCCTCGGCGCGTGGCACCCCGGGCGCATCCGACGGGAATACGACCTTCCGGGTGGTCGTGAGCGACGGGATACAGGCCGATTCCCTACTCGTCTCCATCACCGTCAACCACACCAACCACGCGCCCCTGGTCGATTCCTCTTTTACGAATAATACGTCCCTCGCCGAAGGGGACAGCGCCTCGCTCCGGATCGTCGCCCACGATCCCGACGGCGATAGCCTCGCTTACGCATGGATCCTCGATGGGGGTACGCCCGCGGCGGGCACGGCGCGCTTTAATTACAAGCCCGGCTACCTGGCCGCGGGAGTTCATCACTTGGTCGCGCGGGTGACCGATCCCGGCGGCGCTTCGGCCACGCAATCCTTCGATTTCACGGTCACCAACGTAGCGCTTCCTCCCGCGTGCCTGCACGCGCCGGGCGCGGTTGCGACAGGGGAGCCTTTCCTTTGGGGTTGGGAAGGACAGCGGGATCCGGATTTGGATACGGCCTCCTTGCGCTTCCGGGTCGCCGCCTATCGCGATTCGGCGCTGACGCAATCGGCCCTGGCCCGCGATAGCCTTTCCTCCGATCGCCTGAACGATGGGGACCGCGCGGCGCTGGCTAAGGGAATCGATCTCTTCGTGCGCGTAGCGGCCTTCGATCTTAAGGGGCATACGAGCGGTTTCGGCCCCGTGCGGAAGTACGTATTCGCGGTGCCCGTGGCGGTCGTTCCGGATCGGGAGCGGGCCCGCAAGGTGCGGGCCTTCGGCCTGGCTACGCGGCCGGGACGGGTGGATAAGGATGCGGAGAAATGGGCGGAGCAGTGGTTCGATGCGCGAGGGCGGCCGGCGCGCTGA